The sequence GCGTATGTGCATAGCATagagatacatgtatattatatgagaactagagggcgcactggcctacatACGCTGTACGGGGCATGCGCGCatgcgaccattttgttttataacacacctcttgcttgttctgtgttctggttggctgaaacacggtcacgtgggatgaactaatataggctatagaagagtttgcggtaacaccatgtaataacaatctctaaatgagttggggtggttctgaaaagaaccgttgggttaactcgacgtttcgatcagtatgctctgatcgtcttctggagaaacgtcgagttaacccaacggttcttttcagaaccaccccaactcatttagagattgttattacatggtgttaccgcaaactcttctatatcttatctccaccatgcaaagtttcaaatcctacttaatataggctagtgatggCGCGCGTGTGTTTTGCAGAAATATAACcaggtaacagcgccctcttttgacttgaaccgtgatcAAACTACaaaaattcctttttctgtttttgtttgacattttaagctgtgttataaaacacatattgactggcatagttcggtaactagtgtacgtctattccccctcgggcctgtgagtgaccaaaagaggtcgctcttctggtcactcaaagtccctcgtgggaatagacgtatactagttacctcgttgccagtcaatatgtgtataatagttGACAAAAGAGCACCAGCCGCACAGCATGTGTtcatgcagccattttgtaagttgacaaaacagcatcgcagaGCTTTCAATAATCACAAACTCCAATGTGTACTTCATGTTCAACGCGTGTACAGTATGGCGcttgtctccttgcggtcccttCGTGTTTGTGCAAACAGCATTCCAGTGCGCCCACTAGTTCTTATatgtatataactctatggcgcGTAGCCAACACACAAAGTACGGCAGCATGACAGCCtatccttcttttttttttgtattaaacaATACAACAGTTTTTTTAGTAACTGTTTGTCAaggtttatatttaaaaaatagtttaagttgtttgggggttgactccgcctaccctttttgtgacgtcaatcgaggcagactttgccttgcaTGCAAGTCCAAGTCAATGAGTTTGcacgtttcaaaaaagttgttttcttgcatttttccggcagtGCTGActagtgtattgctgctggatgcagcaaaacaactaaagatggggtatCTTTAAATTGTAACATAATAATTATCGGTTTGTATCTTTAATGACTTTGAGTTTTATTCGCCCCTTTTCGTCATAAAGTGTTCTTTACTTTTACAAAGGTTAAATGTTGTTACTCTGGAAAATTATATCATGTGTGTGGTGAAATTAAGAACTATTTCTTGAGAAAGATTTAAagtcaacagggcccaatttcatagagctgctaagcacaaaaatttgcttagcataacatttcttccttgataaaatgaggtttaccaaccaaatttaaattttaagattttcaggataagcaaacaaaagctgaacacTGGAGTAACAATCActatgtaacaaatggaaatttggctggtaatcctgtttttatcggggaagaaatttcatgcttagcaaatttttgtgctcagcagctctatgaaattgggccctggtcacaggcccgagggggaatggatgtacactagttaccgaattataccagtcaatatgtgttttataacacagctcggtcttaaatgtcaaataagaacagaaaaaggagttttgtagttgttcacggttcaagtcaagagagggctcATGTTACCGCAGGCACTATATTCAAAGACTATTGCctgctctggtactattcccgcaaaacacccGTGCGCAATCACggagcctatattagttcatcctaCGAgcccgtgtttcagccaacaaGGATACAGAacgagcaagaggtgtgttaaaATAGGAAGTACTGCCAACTGGAAAAGTTTGACAACTAGTAAAATTTTGTAAATGAAAAGATTACTAGTCCTGCTAaccagtcactgaaaaagttcaGAGAAAACTAAACCTCGGGGTTTCTTATATTTTTTAATCACAACACTCGCAGTGctcattcattatttgttttacctcggtaacaaatcgtgaagtttgattggtcgagaaccaatcacttGCCATGTAACAAGTacgcatgtaccatggctgcACAGCGCAGCAGGTAACATGAGTGCTATTAATTGGTGTACATCAACTTGATCATTCCCACTGTTAGTCGATTTCCAGCACCTAGTACGAAACAGCCGCGGTTTCGAGGGAGCAGAGTAGAatggtttcttatttgaacaatGTTTACTAAACTATGCATACTCCGTTGTTATAAtctttgaagatgacaacaaaactttgagaagaggaataatcatgttaccaacgtataacaaaacaattgctgtacgctgtgatttggggtccatgggttttgtacaccctcgggtgaaaatggcaccctcggcttcgccttgggtgccattttccccctcgggtgtacaaaacgacATGGACCCCGTAACAGCTTGCAACAATTGTGCATTGTTGACCATGACCCAAAGGCTTTCTGATTGGAATGGTAGCAACTAATTAGACCAACCACCTTTGGACCTGTATCATTGCATTGAAGAGTGGCATATCTTTATAACTTTAATTGTGGAAATAAACTGTGATAATCATCAGTTGGTACATGTTTAGACGAGGAGTGTACTCTACAATCATAGATAGAGGTCAGTTTATTTGTTCAGTAATTTGTTCCGCCCCCACTTAGGTCAATGATGATTTTCCTTTGATTTCTCTTTTTGTATTGTATCCTGCAGCATTCTAAATTTGTGGCACTGTCGTCGACTGCGAGTAGATTTCGTCTAGGTACCTTCCTCACATCGACTCTTGTAGCTTCACGAGGTATCGCACTTTGGTCCAGTAGTAAGCCAGGTATGGACAACACTTATGGAGCCTTTGACTGGGCATATCTTTGGATGTTAATTTTTCTTGTTCACAATAGGCACAAAGTTGTGTATTAACAGTTGTGTGTTAAATACACCATGTACAGTGAAGGGTTCTTTGTTGTCCAATGCTAATATTGTACATCAAACTCCTGCCGTCATTGTGTCCTTCCGGTTGTGGGGCCATAGCTCTGTCGCTGAGCCCCATATCAACATTGGGCCTTCTAAATTCCACCCTGCCTAGCAGACCagaggccgatttcacaaaactttacgcaactgcataagtccacttgcgcaacgtttatggcgtaagttgcgcAACAGTGTTCCCTAGGGTGAAACTCTAGTCAGGACTTGGTCGCGCTAGGTCACTAACTAATTTATAAATTCATATACCATGAATCCTTTTGCTTGTTAAGCACGTTGCAACAATTCCAGTGTCTAATTCCTCTCCTCTCAGATACTGAAACCCCAAAACCAACCATGGCCGACAACACAGATGCCGCGATCATGGAAGAGTCGGACAAACTTTACAACGAGAACAAGCCACTGGAGCACTACGACTTCATTTCGAAGCACAAAGAGAGCAAGAATGTGGACGTACTCTGGAGACTATGTAGGGCGTGTAGAGACAAAGCTCAGATGACTGCCACATCAGCGGCTGATAAGAAGACGCTGACCTATGAAGCCTTAGATATTTCCAAACGCTGTCTTGAAATCAACGAGCAGCACTTTGCTTCTCATAAGGTACAATAACTATTCTTGGCGGAGGTGGAATTGTATTTTTGGTTGCAGGATGTTTAAAACCGtttaaacaaaaagttgtttaaaatCAGTTTCCTAAcggttaaaggcacaggggtccTTTTTACAAAGATAGTTCAAGCTTAGAACTTGTCCTACATTTCTTTAGGAGTTATtgaaaacttaaagacactagacactattggtatgtcaaagactagtcttcacagttggtgtatatcaacatatgcataaaataacaaacctgtgaaagtttgagctcaatcgcgcGTCAAAGTttcgagatattaatgaaagaaaaaacacccttgtcacacaaagttgtgtgctttcagaagcttgatttcgtgacctcaaattctaagtcttggaaaattacttctttctcgaaaactacgtcacttcagagggagctgtttctcacaatgttttatactatcaacctctcataatcaagaaaggttttatgataataattattttgagtaattaccaatagtgtccactgtctttaaggctagtcctaattAAGAGATAAGATCAGTCTTAGATAAAAATCAGTCTTATTGGAGGTAAGATCAGTCCTATCTCGAGATAACATTTGCCCAATGAGCTATGTTGGTTCGGGAcagacttctttttttttaatcagatcATACTGCTACacttattattgtttatttgcacTGCTTTGTTGTATCATTCTCCCCAGTGGTTTGCTATCTGCATCAGTGAAGTCGGCGACTACGAAGGAATCAAGAAGAAGGTGGCAAATGCCTTCATCATCAGAGATCATTTCCTGGTAAGAAAATTGTgacggtcccactgcagcgataacgagaacgataacgataacgacgcaaagagaacgcgttcCATTGGctgaatgagcgtgtgcataTTGTGCGTGGAGCAGTTCAACCAATACAAATCGTCCTCTGTGCGTCGTGattgttatcgttctcgttatcgctgcagtgtgactcggcctttactcTCACTTCTTAAGATCTTGGGTCAAAGGTTAACTCATGTAGCAATTATAGAAAGTTTTAGTGGCAAAGTTAAGCGACTTTTACAGTTCTGGGAGACTTTTTATATATTTGGTGTAAACTTGGTACTCTGTGGACATGTTTTTCCGCATAAATTATGCTGTCACTTTTAGATAAGTGTTATTTAATTCCATTCTATAACCCTAAAATGAAATATTGGAACAATAGGGGCCATTCATAATTGTTATTGTTTCAAAGtttctttgaagaaaaataaataattcaaaaattTTTCAACGGTTATCTCTCTTTCGTGTTTTCATTTCCAGAAAGCAATTGAGCTCAACCCAGCTGACGCAACGTGTTACCATCTGATGGGTCTTTGGTAAGTCAAGAAACTAAGGCTGCATCTGAATCCAATGGCTACGTCTATGGCCTGTGGCTGCAATGACAATGCCAAAGAATAGGAGGTTTTCAGCAGTACAGCCATAGCCACTCAACCAATAATTCAGACACTCCACTTGGGTTGCATTTCAGTGACCCCAACCAGAAGTATAATAAGAATAATCAGAAGTTGtcatatagcgctttatacaccatgtctcaaagggcctccaacattattacccctgatcactggtCCTTGTCATTTCTTAAACATCCTGTGCTGCCAAATGTTTGAGCATTGGTGGAGCGATTTCGCTAGTTTGGTTAGCTTTTGCAAGTTCTTGACAATTCATGAAACTTTTCCTCTTGGattttttttaggtgttttaCGTTTGCTGATATGGCCTGGTACCAAAGGAAGATTGCCACTGCAATATTTGGCACTCCACCAACCTCAACCTATGAAGAAGTAAGTTTGTCGTCAAACTAACAGATCAATGAACTCCCGAACAATAACAGGGATGTCAATCATTCTCCCTGGACAGTCTCCTGCGGCCAATTTTACGAaaggctaggattaatcctatctcgagttagtatGAGTAACTTGGCCtatcttaggatgggttcaatgggtcctacgtcttcagatagagaactgaactcgtcttaagtcctaagattaatcctacgtTTAGGGTTTGATGAAATCTACGGCTGGCcttacattttaaagaaaaggaGTGTCTCGTGTTTTGTGAAATGAAATTAAGAAACAGATTTCAAGGTGGGTTTTTTTAAGCTAAGCATTTTAACAGTTAAGCCTTCTAAATTTAATACATCAAAAAGATCAaaaatttcacaataaactAGACAAGAATGATAAAATGCACAACAGGGCCAAATTTATCTTTCTGTTATTTCCTCCTATTTCTCCACAGGCTCTGGGTTATTTCAAGAAAGCGGAAGAAAGTGAGTTCTATTATTTTCTTAGGCCAggataaaaataatttaaaccaaaaataaagTTGCAATGTAAAGTATTTCAAAAAACATTCTCTTGAAATTCTACTTTTGTTTAGCTTCTCTTTAGTACAAGTTTAATGTGAAGTGCTTTGATCTTCTTAAAGCCATAAGATCATATGAAAACTTTATCACtctccaaaaagaagaaatgaCATTGTGCGCACAAGTTTATAAAAGCACCACaaatatcaaaaagtaaaaaaggcagatacaaatattgcacaaaaaaCAGAGCACAAGGATTTAAGAATAAAAACTGTACCCAGTTGggccatgtacaatgtatgtacaacaatataaaaatataaaggttattggcattaaaggcagtggacactaatggtaattactcaaaataactactagctaaaaaacctttcttggtgacaagtaatggggaggggttgatggtataaaacattgtgaaaaacggctccccctgaagtgccatagttttcgagaaagaagtaaatttccacgaatttgattttgagacctcatatttagaacttgaggtcttgaaatcaaccatctaaacgcccacagcgtcgtgtgacaagggtgttttttctttcatttttatctcgcaagttcgatgactgattgagctcaaatttccacaggtttgttattttatgcatatgttgagatacaccaacttttaacgctagtctgtgacaataaccaatagtgcacactgcctttaatatgttaatatttttaaccaGTACTCACTCTTAAGGTGCtgtataaataagggaataaaagggtagcaatgagttctttaacggccgtttaaaagcGCCATGGTCGTTGGCTCGGGCCTTTTTCACACGGCagcgaccctgcaaggttttaaacggctgttaAAGAACAATTCACTgttcttttattcccattcataaaagaaagaaactctgtaaaacttatccgtttccgacgtgtttgagctctgtatgtacaGCGTCCGTGTGttacattgttatgactgagatcCCAGTTTCCAGATCTGTTAGTGAGCgctgtagtcttggtgcaagacgttctcgttttcctttcacacacagcgcggccaactcaccgacagcgcccgcatcgcccgtaacaagaaatgtcttgcaccaagactagcgcgtagtatccgactacaaccggttataaacagagctccagctcgtcataatcaaccatttaaaaaaaaccacctgatgcgctctccaccaaaaggaatagcgaaactgtctgaggtattaatgaatactgtaatgttattattgttttgattttagcCATTCCCAACTTCTACAGCAAGAATCTGTTGATGCTTGGCAAGACATATTCTAAGATGGGCAATAAGGCAGATGCCAAAGTGTGGCTCACTAAAGCAGCCGATTACTCCCCACAGAAGGATGAGGATCAAGAGGTTTGTGGAaggttttcaaaaatgttttactggtattcattcattcagtcaatgtggagcatcggatgatggcccACATTGGTACACAGCTGTACACACTGGTACACAGCTCCTCGCGTTGCAGACCAGAGCCAaggcacaaggtgtccacataggt comes from Asterias amurensis chromosome 3, ASM3211899v1 and encodes:
- the LOC139934756 gene encoding regulator of microtubule dynamics protein 1-like isoform X2; the protein is MATSVKKFTLLRRVVTDYLQKDALRTGSFLTRWRFFVNKHSKFVALSSTASRFRLGTFLTSTLVASRGIALWSSSKPDTETPKPTMADNTDAAIMEESDKLYNENKPLEHYDFISKHKESKNVDVLWRLCRACRDKAQMTATSAADKKTLTYEALDISKRCLEINEQHFASHKWFAICISEVGDYEGIKKKVANAFIIRDHFLKAIELNPADATCYHLMGLWCFTFADMAWYQRKIATAIFGTPPTSTYEEALGYFKKAEETIPNFYSKNLLMLGKTYSKMGNKADAKVWLTKAADYSPQKDEDQEVVNEAKKLL
- the LOC139934756 gene encoding regulator of microtubule dynamics protein 1-like isoform X1 — translated: MVVHCDLNLTLFLLLLPPCCTIPPRLYWYPDSVSEYFLRCLILHEVEHSKFVALSSTASRFRLGTFLTSTLVASRGIALWSSSKPDTETPKPTMADNTDAAIMEESDKLYNENKPLEHYDFISKHKESKNVDVLWRLCRACRDKAQMTATSAADKKTLTYEALDISKRCLEINEQHFASHKWFAICISEVGDYEGIKKKVANAFIIRDHFLKAIELNPADATCYHLMGLWCFTFADMAWYQRKIATAIFGTPPTSTYEEALGYFKKAEETIPNFYSKNLLMLGKTYSKMGNKADAKVWLTKAADYSPQKDEDQEVVNEAKKLL
- the LOC139934756 gene encoding regulator of microtubule dynamics protein 1-like isoform X3 → MADNTDAAIMEESDKLYNENKPLEHYDFISKHKESKNVDVLWRLCRACRDKAQMTATSAADKKTLTYEALDISKRCLEINEQHFASHKWFAICISEVGDYEGIKKKVANAFIIRDHFLKAIELNPADATCYHLMGLWCFTFADMAWYQRKIATAIFGTPPTSTYEEALGYFKKAEETIPNFYSKNLLMLGKTYSKMGNKADAKVWLTKAADYSPQKDEDQEVVNEAKKLL